The Nocardia vinacea genome contains the following window.
GATCCGAGCTCCAACTCGCGGTCGCCGCGCGCACTACGCTGGAGGCGCAGGGCATCGGTACCCGCGTGGTGTCGATGCCGTGTGTGGAGTGGTTCGACGCGCAGGACAAGGCATATCGGGACGAGGTGCTGCCGCCGACAGTCGCCGCTCGCGTGGCCGTCGAGGCCGGTATCGCGATGCCGTGGTACCGGTTCACCGGTGACTCGGGCGAGATCGTTTCGATCGAGCACTTCGGTGCCTCGGCCGATTTCAAGACCCTGTTCCGCGAGTTCGGCATCACCGCGGAAGCTGTAGTCGCTGCCGCGCAACGCACGCTGGAAAACGTGAAGGGATAAGAGCTAATGGCACAGAACGAAAACGTCGCCGCCCTCTCCGCCGCGGGCGTCTCGGTGTGGCTCGATGATCTGTCGCGGGACCGGATCCAGTCCGGGAACCTGGCAGAGCTCATCGAAACCCGCAGCGTCGTCGGCGTCACCACCAATCCGACCATCTTCCAGGGTGCCCTGAGCCAGGGCCACGCCTACGACGGCCAGGTGAAAGAGCTTGCCGCCCAAGGCGCGGATGTGGATTCCGCGATCCGGACCATCACCACCGACGATGTGCGTGCGGCCTGCGACGTGCTGGCCGGCGTCTACGAGTCCAGCAACGGTGTCGACGGCCGGGTCTCCATCGAGGTGGACCCGCGCCTGGCCTTCGACGCCGAGCAGACGGTCGCGCAGGCCATCGACCTGTGGAAGACGGTGGATCGGCCCAACCTGTTCATCAAAATTCCGGCCACCGAGGCGGGCCTGCCCGCGATCACCCGGGTGATCGCCGAGGGCATCAGCGTCAACGTGACCCTGATCTTCTCGGTCAAGCGCTACCGCCAGGTGATGGGCGCCTACCTCGACGGTCTGCGCGGAGCCAAGGCCACCAGCCACGATCTGGCCAAGATCCATTCGGTCGCTTCGTTCTTCGTCTCCCGCGTGGACACCGAGATCGATAAGCGACTCGAAACGATCGGTACACCGGAAGCGCTGGCACTGCGCGGACAGGCGGGGGTCGCCAACGCGCGCCTGGCCTACGCCGAATACCAGGATGTCTTCGACGGTGGAGCGCACACCTCGACCTACACGCATCTGGCCGCCTCCGGTGCGAATCGGCAACGGCCGCTGTGGGCTTCGACCGGTGTGAAGAATCCGGAGTACTCGGACACGCTGTATGTCACCGAACTCGTCGCGCCGAATACGGTGAACACGCTGCCGGAGAAGACCCTCGAGGCGGTCGCCGATCACGGCGAGATCCGTGGCGACGCCGTCAGCGGTACCGCCGCGGCCGCGCAGGAGGTCTTCGACAAGCTCACCGCGGTCGGCATCGACCTCGACGACGTCTTCGACGTACTCGAGCGCGAGGGTGTGGAAAAGTTCGAGAAGTCGTGGGAGGAGCTGCTTTCCGCCACGGCAGGCGAACTGGCCAAGTCCGGGGATAACTGACCCGATGGCCGGCACTCAGACGAATACCTGGAAGAACCCGCTCCGCGACGAGCGGGATAAGCGGGTCCCCCGCATAGCGGGACCGTGCAGCATGGTGATCTTCGGCGTCACCGGCGATCTGTCCCGGAAGAAACTGATGCCGGCCATCTACGATCTGTCGAACCGGGGGCTGCTGCCCCCGGGCTTCGCACTGGTCGGCTTCGCCCGCCGGGACTACGCGGACGAGGACTTCGCGAATGTCGTGCTCGACGCGGTAAAAGCACACGCACGCACACCATTTCGGCAGGAGGTCTGGGACCACCTCGCCGAGGGCATCCGATTCGTACAGGGCTCCTTCGACGACGATTCCGCCTTCGCCAAACTCGCCGACGTCCTGGCGAAGCTGGACAAGGACCGCGGCACCGGCGGCAATCACGCCTTCTACCTGTCGATTCCGCCGAATATGTTCCCGGTGGTGCTCGATCAGCTCTCCGAGCACAAACTGGCCCAACCGACGAAAACCAATGGCGAGGGCCGCAAGCCGTGGCGCCGGGTAGTGATCGAGAAGCCGTTCGGCCACGATCTGGACAGCGCGGTCGAACTCAACGCATTGGTCAACCGGGTGTTCCCGGAAGAGACGGTATTCCGCATCGATCACTATCTCGGCAAGGAGACGGTGCAGAACATCCTGGCGCTGCGCTTCGCCAACCAGCTCTACGAACCGATCTGGAATGCCAATTACGTCGACCATGTGCAGATCACCATGGCCGAGGACATCGGATTGGGCGGGCGCGCAGGCTATTACGACGGTATCGGCGCGGCCCGCGATGTCATCCAGAACCACCTGCTGCAGTTGCTCGCGCTGACTGCCATGGAGGAGCCGATCAGCTTCGAGCCCAAGCAGTTGCAGGCGGAGAAGATCAAGGTGCTCTCGGCGACCAAACTCGTCGAGCCTCTCGATGAAACCACTGCGCGCGGACAGTACGCGGAAGGCTGGCAGGGCGGCGAGCATGTGGTCGGACTGCTCGATGAGGAGGGTTTCGACCCGCAATCGCGCACCGAGACCTACGCTGCGATCACCCTCGAGGTCGACACCCGACGCTGGGCTGGTGTGCCGTTCTACCTGCGCACCGGAAAACGCTTGGGCCGCAGGGTGACCGAGATCGCGGTGGTGTTCAAGCGAGCACCGCATCTGCCGTTCGACCAGACCATGACCGAGGATCTCGGGCAGAACGCACTGGTCATCCGGGTGCAGCCCGATGAGGGCATTACCACCCGCTTCGGTTCGAAGGTGCCGGGGTCGAGCATGGAAGTGCGCGATGTCAATATGGATTTCAGCTACGGCGAGGCGTTCACCGAATCCTCCCCCGAGGCCTACGAACGCCTGATCCTCGATGTGCTGCTCGGGGTGCCGTCCCTGTTCCCGGTGAACGCGGAGGTCGAATTGTCCTGGCGCATCCTGGATCCGGTGCTCGAGCACTGGACCGCCGACGGTAAACCCGAACAGTACGAGGCGGGGACCTGGGGTCCGGCCTCGGCCGATGAGATGGTGGCCCGCACCGGGCGCGAATGGCGGCGGCCATGATCGTCGATATGCCGCAGACCACCACCGGCGAGGTCACCAAACGCCTGGTGCGCCTTCGGGAGAGCAATGGTGTGATCACCATGGGCCGGGTGCTGACTCTGGTCGTGTGCACGCTGGACAGCTCCGAGGCCGAAGACGCCATCGACGCCGCCAATGACGCCAGCCGCGAACATCCCTGTCGCGTGGTTGTTTTGGCGCGGGGGGATCGCGAGGCCGAGACCCGATTGGATGCCCAGATCCGCGTCGGCGGCGATGCGGGTGCGGCCGAGGTGATAGTGCTGCGGCTGCAGGGTGATCTGATCAACCACGAGAGCAGCGTCGTCATCCCGTTCCTGCTGCCGGACACACCGGTGGTGGCGTGGTGGCCGCGTGGTGCCCCGGAGTTCCCGTCCAAGGATTCGGTGGGACGCTTGGCGACTCGCCGCATCACCGACGCCACCTTCGCCGCCGATCCGCAGGCGACGATCAAGAAACGCCTCGGCTCCTACGCCTCCGGGGATACCGATCTGGCGTGGAGTCGCATCACCTACTGGCGGGCGCTCTTGGCGGCCGCCATGGACGAACCGCCGTTCGAGCCGGTGGATTCGGTGATCATCTCCGGACTGCGCGAAGAACCCGCGCTGGATATGCTCGCGGGCTGGTTGGCCGCCCGGCTCGACTGTCCGGTGCGTCGCCGCTCGGGTGCGCTGCGCGTGGAGGTACGTCGCCCGACGGTGTCGATCGCGATCGAGCGGCCGCAGACCGGGCGCACCGCGACGCTGACCCGCACCGGTGACCCGGATCAGCGAATCGCCTTGGCGCGCCGAGAAACTCGCGACTGCCTCGCCGAGGAGCTGCGACGGCTGGATGCCGACGAGATCTATGCCGAGGCGCTCGCCGGAATCGAGAAGGTGACCTATGAGTGAGCGCGCGAACTTTCCCGCGAACACCGTCGAAGTACACAACGACACCGATGCCTTGATCGCCGCCGCGGCCACGCGATTCGTCGCGGTCGTGGTGGCGGCGCAGGCGGCACGTGGCTCCGCATCGGTGGTGTTGACCGGCGGTGGGACCGGGATCGGACTGTTGGAATCGGTCCGCAAGACACCCGGCGATATCGACTGGTCGCTGCTCGATGTGTTCTGGGGTGACGAGCGATTCGTGCCCGCGGGCGATTCGGAGCGCAATGATCTGCAGGCGCGGCAGGCGCTGCTGGATCATGTGCCGGTTGATCCGTCGCGGGTGCATCCGGTTGCCACCTCCGATGGTGAGTATCCGGATCCGGTCGAAGCCGCCGCCGAGTATGCGGCGGCGGTGCACGCGCACCTGGCCGAGCACGGGGCCTTCGATCTGCATCTGCTCGGTATGGGCGGCGAGGGCCATGTGAATTCGCTGTTCCCGGATACCGATGCGGTGCGGGAACAGCACGAACTCGTTGTCGCGGTGCCGGATTCGCCGAAGCCGCCGCCGGTGCGGGTCACGCTGACGCTGCCCGCGGTGCGGCACAGTCGCCATGTTGTGCTGGTTGTCGGTGGTGCCGCCAAGGCCGAAGCCGTTGCCGCGGCGGTTGCCGGTGCGGATCCGGTGGAGATTCCCGCGGCGGGTGCCGTCGGGTCGGAATCCACTACATGGCTGTTGGATCGGGACGCCGCCGCGGCTTTGCCGGGTACCGCGAGCTAACTCAGCAGCTGCTGCGCGGTCGCGCCGAGGACCAGTTCACGCACGTGTGGTGAGCGGGTGGCGCGTTCGACGGTGGTGCGCGCGACGACCGGGTCGCCGTAGGGGGCATCCGAGCCGAAGAGGGTACGCTCGGGAATTTCGGCTATGGCCAGGCGGACCGCGAAAACGATACTGGCAGTGGACAGTTCGAGGTACATATTCGGGGTGTCGCGAACCAGTTCGATTGCGTCCATCCAGTGCGCTCCGCCGAGTTGGGATACCACGAGCGGCACGCGGGGGTAGCGTCGCGCGAGGTCGGTCAGGGTGCGCAGGTCGGCGGCGGTCGTGGGTGCGGCGCCGTGGACGACGACAGGGAGTCGATCGTGGTCGGTGGCGGCACGGAGTACCGGCTCGATCAGGGCCGCTTGGTCCGGCGGCGGGGTCAACTCACCGATGCCGCGCAGTCCGCGCCCGACTACGTCGCGTTCGACGATCGCGTCGGCATCGGGCGTGTCGAGTGGTACCGAGGCGAATCCGATGAAGCGGTCCGGGTAGGCGGCGATTGCGGCATCGAGTTCGCGCCGGGCTGTTTCTCGGCCGAGGGCGCCGCCGCCCGCGAGAGCCTGCGTCAGTAGGTCCATCTCTTCGCGTAGTTCGGTGAGGTTTCCGGCTCGTTCGGGATGCGGTCGGGTCATGAACAGAATGGTCTTGTCCACGCCTGCCTCGTCGAGCACCGCGATGTGATCGGTGAGCGGGTCGTGGACGTGGCTGTGTGCGTCGATGATCAACGTTTCTCCTGACGGAATCGAGTTGCAGGCTCGAGTGTTGATCCCTGACACCATGGGAAGGTCAAATCATGCTGATCGGTGAGCTGGCCAGCCGTACCGGCACCAGTGAGCGGCTGCTGCGGTATTACGAGCGGGTCGGGTTGCTGTCGGCCGAACGCCGCCACAATGGGTATCGCGAGTACGACGCG
Protein-coding sequences here:
- the tal gene encoding transaldolase — translated: MAQNENVAALSAAGVSVWLDDLSRDRIQSGNLAELIETRSVVGVTTNPTIFQGALSQGHAYDGQVKELAAQGADVDSAIRTITTDDVRAACDVLAGVYESSNGVDGRVSIEVDPRLAFDAEQTVAQAIDLWKTVDRPNLFIKIPATEAGLPAITRVIAEGISVNVTLIFSVKRYRQVMGAYLDGLRGAKATSHDLAKIHSVASFFVSRVDTEIDKRLETIGTPEALALRGQAGVANARLAYAEYQDVFDGGAHTSTYTHLAASGANRQRPLWASTGVKNPEYSDTLYVTELVAPNTVNTLPEKTLEAVADHGEIRGDAVSGTAAAAQEVFDKLTAVGIDLDDVFDVLEREGVEKFEKSWEELLSATAGELAKSGDN
- the zwf gene encoding glucose-6-phosphate dehydrogenase: MAGTQTNTWKNPLRDERDKRVPRIAGPCSMVIFGVTGDLSRKKLMPAIYDLSNRGLLPPGFALVGFARRDYADEDFANVVLDAVKAHARTPFRQEVWDHLAEGIRFVQGSFDDDSAFAKLADVLAKLDKDRGTGGNHAFYLSIPPNMFPVVLDQLSEHKLAQPTKTNGEGRKPWRRVVIEKPFGHDLDSAVELNALVNRVFPEETVFRIDHYLGKETVQNILALRFANQLYEPIWNANYVDHVQITMAEDIGLGGRAGYYDGIGAARDVIQNHLLQLLALTAMEEPISFEPKQLQAEKIKVLSATKLVEPLDETTARGQYAEGWQGGEHVVGLLDEEGFDPQSRTETYAAITLEVDTRRWAGVPFYLRTGKRLGRRVTEIAVVFKRAPHLPFDQTMTEDLGQNALVIRVQPDEGITTRFGSKVPGSSMEVRDVNMDFSYGEAFTESSPEAYERLILDVLLGVPSLFPVNAEVELSWRILDPVLEHWTADGKPEQYEAGTWGPASADEMVARTGREWRRP
- the opcA gene encoding glucose-6-phosphate dehydrogenase assembly protein OpcA; the encoded protein is MIVDMPQTTTGEVTKRLVRLRESNGVITMGRVLTLVVCTLDSSEAEDAIDAANDASREHPCRVVVLARGDREAETRLDAQIRVGGDAGAAEVIVLRLQGDLINHESSVVIPFLLPDTPVVAWWPRGAPEFPSKDSVGRLATRRITDATFAADPQATIKKRLGSYASGDTDLAWSRITYWRALLAAAMDEPPFEPVDSVIISGLREEPALDMLAGWLAARLDCPVRRRSGALRVEVRRPTVSIAIERPQTGRTATLTRTGDPDQRIALARRETRDCLAEELRRLDADEIYAEALAGIEKVTYE
- the pgl gene encoding 6-phosphogluconolactonase, with amino-acid sequence MSERANFPANTVEVHNDTDALIAAAATRFVAVVVAAQAARGSASVVLTGGGTGIGLLESVRKTPGDIDWSLLDVFWGDERFVPAGDSERNDLQARQALLDHVPVDPSRVHPVATSDGEYPDPVEAAAEYAAAVHAHLAEHGAFDLHLLGMGGEGHVNSLFPDTDAVREQHELVVAVPDSPKPPPVRVTLTLPAVRHSRHVVLVVGGAAKAEAVAAAVAGADPVEIPAAGAVGSESTTWLLDRDAAAALPGTAS
- a CDS encoding amidohydrolase family protein encodes the protein MIIDAHSHVHDPLTDHIAVLDEAGVDKTILFMTRPHPERAGNLTELREEMDLLTQALAGGGALGRETARRELDAAIAAYPDRFIGFASVPLDTPDADAIVERDVVGRGLRGIGELTPPPDQAALIEPVLRAATDHDRLPVVVHGAAPTTAADLRTLTDLARRYPRVPLVVSQLGGAHWMDAIELVRDTPNMYLELSTASIVFAVRLAIAEIPERTLFGSDAPYGDPVVARTTVERATRSPHVRELVLGATAQQLLS